CTTCCGGCGGATATACCTTGGCGCGGATGGCGGCATGGGGACAGACGATGGCACACTTGCCGCATTGAATACAAACGTCGGGATCCCAGATAGGAATCTCCAGCGCGATATTGCGTTTCTCCCACTGGGTGGTTGCTGTCGGATAGCTGCCGTCGATCGGGAGCTTGGAGACGGGTAGATCGTCACCCTTGCCCGCCATGATGGTTGCAGTCACTTCCTGGACAAACTCGGGCGCTTCTTCAGGTACCATGGGCGGAAGCTCCAGGGTACTGGTGACTTCGTCCGGTATCTCAACTTTGTGCAGGCTTTCGACGGCTGCGTCGACAGCCGCGAAGTTCATCTGGACGACCTTCTCGCCACGCTTGCCGTAACTCTTTTTGATCGCGGTCTTGATGGCCTCGATAGCTTCATCCTGCGGAAGGACACCCGAAATGGCGAAGAAGGCGGTCTGCATGATGGTGTTGATGCGCACCCCCATGCCGGTGGCCTTGGCTACCTCATACGCGTCGATGACGTAGAACTTCAGCTTCTTTTCGATGATGTGTTCCTGATAAACCCTCGGTAGCGCGTTCCATGCCTCATCCCTGTCATGGTAGGTATTCAGCAGGAACACACCGCCGGGGGCTGCTTTCTGTAGCACGTCATAGCGTTCCAGGAAGATGGTTTGGTGCACACCGACAAAATTGGCCGCGTCGATCAAATAGGGCTGGCGGATGTACTCTGGCCCGAATCGCAGGTGTGAAACAGTTGTTGCGCCTGCTTTTTTCGAGTCGTACACGAAGAAGCCCTGGGCGAAGTTGTCAGTGTCCTCGCCGATGATCTTGATGGAGTTTTTATTGGCTCCCACGGTGCCGTCGGAACCCAGGCCATAGAACACGGCTCGCACGACACCGGGAGCCTCGATATTGAAACCGGGATCGTAGTCAATACTGGTATTTGTGACGTCATCATTGATGCCGAGCGTGAAGTGGTTCTTGGGCGAATCCTTTGACATCTCCTCGAAAAGACCCTTGACCATAGCCGGCGTGTACTCTTTGCTGGACAGACCATAGCGCCCACCAATTACCTTGATGTCACTCCGCCCGCTTTCCACCAATGTGGTGACAATATCCTTGTAAAGAGGTTCGCCGCCGCTGCCCGGTTCCTTGGTGCGGTCAAGGGCGGCTATCACCTCCACGGTATCTGGCAGCGCGTCGACGAAATGCTCCACGCTCCAGGGACGGTAAAGGCGAACCTTGAGTACGCCGATCTTTTCCCCTTGCTCCACCAGATAATCGACGGTTTGATGGGTCGTCTCGGCGGCCGAGCCCATGATTACGATGACCCGGGTTGCATCGGGTGCACCAAAGTAGTCAAAGAGCTTGTATTGGCGGCCGGTCAGCCCTGCGAATTTGTCCATCGCTTCCTGGACGATACCGGGGATCTTGTCGTAGAAAGCGTTTACGGTTTCCCGGGCCTGGAAGAAGACATCGGGATTTTGGGCGGTTCCCCTGATGACCGGCCGTTCAGGTGTCAAGCCCCGTGCACGGTGTTCCAGCACCAGCGTGTCGTCGATCATGGCCTCAATGTCACTGTCGGCCAGCAGTTCGATCTTGTTGATATCATGGCTGGTACGGAAGCCGTCAAAGAAGTGGATGAAGGGCACCCGCGAGGCTAATGTGGAGGCCTGGGCAATCAGTGCCACGTCCATCACTTCCTGGACCGAACCACTGGGCATGAGCGCCCAGCCGGTTGCGCGGGTAGCCATGACATCACTGTGTTCGCCAAAAATAGAGAGGGCCTGGGCGGCAACACTGCGCGCTGCAACATGAAAGACGGTCGACGTTAGCTCGCCGGCAATCTTGTACATGTTGGGGATCATCAGTAGCAGACCCTGGGATGCGGTGAAAGTCGTCGTGAGGGAACCGGTCTGCAGGGCGCCATGAACGGCTCCTGCGGCGCCTCCCTCAGATTGCATTTCCACCACCAACGGAATCGTTCCCCAGATATTGGTCTTGCCTTCAGCTGACCACTGGTCGGCCCATTCACCCATGGGGCTGGAAGGTGTGATCGGATAGATGGCAACCACCTCGTTGGTTTTGTGGGCAACATACGCGGCTGCCTCATTACCATCGATTGTTACTGTTTGTCTTTCGCTCATCGATATCTCCTAGCTAGACTCTGTATTTTGCTATCGCCACCGAGACCATGGTTTGATCTCCGGAGCGCACACTCCCGGAGCAGCGAGAGCTTCCGCGTCTCTCCTGGAGTGTGAATTGTCTTGAATTGCAGCATTCTGGCCTTTTTTGCCAGGGAAAATCCAAGTGCCAACACTCATCATACCTCGGATTCGTCACTCTATCCATGATCTAGGTCATATGTAGAGCACTAATTTCAGGTTTTTTCTGAAATTTGCACTATCCTGCGGTGATTTATCGAAATTGACGAAAAATAAAGAAGAGCACTCAGCCTGCGAGCGCTCTTCGAGATCGTGTAGGGTTGGTTTCCGCCGTCACGCGGATCGATTCCGGGGGATTCCTCCTAGTTGAATTGCATTGGCATTGGCATTGCGCTTAGTGAGCTATACACCAAAGAGCCTTGCGCAGATTGCAGCGTGAGATTGCTTCCTTGAATCTGGTAGCGGTTGGCTGAACCAAGCATGTTCAGGTAGCGGGATTCTTGCTGAGCGACTTCCTGCGGGCATGCCATCTGGCTGCTGCTCAGGCCGAAAACAGAAATCTGTCCATCGCCGCCGAGAGAGTAATTGCCGCTGTACTGGTTGCACCCGCCATGGCCTGTGATGGTGCCACCGATGAAGTTGGCTGTGATCGGCACCATTGGGCTGGGTGATACCAGGGTCCAGGTGGGACCCTCGATCTCCCCACCGGATGGCGGCGGCTCGATCGGTGGCATTGGCTGTACTACTGGTGGCTCGACAGGCGGTATCGGCTGGACTGGTGGCTCAACGGGGGGTACCGGCTGGACCGGTGGTTGCACGGCTTCGACGATGGTAATCTGGTGGGTGTCATCGTCGCTGAGACCGTTGGCATCAGTGACCGAGAGCCGGATGGTGTAGCTGCCCGGCTGGCTGAAGCTGGTTGTCACGCTGACGTCGGCTGTCGGTGCTGCGGAAGCTTCCCTGGTGCCCAGGTCCCAGTGGTAGCTGACGATGGGGCTGCTGCCCGGTGTAGAACGACTGGTGAAGGTGACCGGCTCGCCGACGCTGGCCTGGGTCGGACCCTCGATCCTGGCTGTGGGAGGCTGAGCCTGTTGGGCGATGGTGATCTGGTGGGTGTCATCGTCGCTGAGACCGTTGGCGTCAGTGACCGAGAGCCGGATGGTGTAGGTGCCCGGCTGGCTGAAACTGGTCGTCACACTGACATCGGCAGTGGATGCAGCTGAGGCTGATCGGGTACCCAGGTCCCAGTGGTAGCTGACGATGGGGCTGCTGCCCGGTGTAGAACGGCTGGTGAAGGTGACCGGCTCGCCGACGCTGGCCTGGGTCGGACCCTCGATCAAGGCCGTTGGTGGCTGAGCCTGTTGGGCGATGGTGATCTGGTGGGTGTCATCGTCGCTGAGGCCGTTGGCGTCAGTGACCGAGAGCCGGATGGTGTAGGTGCCAGGTTGGCTGAAACTGGTCGTCACACTGACATCGGCAGTGGATGCAGCTGAGGCTGATCGGGTACCCAGGTCCCAGTGGTAGCTGACGATGGGGCTGCTGCCCGGTGTAGAACGGCTGGTGAAGGTGACCGNNNNNNNNNNNNNNNNNNNNNNNNNNNNNNNNNNNNNNNNNNNNNNNNNNNNNNNNNNNNNNNNNNNNNNNNNNNNNNNNNNNNNNNNNNNNNNNNNNNNGCTCGCCGACGCTGGCCTGGGTCGGACCCTCGATCAAGGCCGTTGGTGGCTGAGCCTGTTGGGCGATGGTGATCTGGTGGGTGTCATCGTCGCTGAGGCCGTTGGCGTCAGTGACTCTGAGCCGGATGGTGTAGGTGCCCGGCTGGCTGAAGCTGGTTGTCACACTGACATCGGCAGTGGATGCAGCTGAGGCTGATCGGGTGCCCAGGTCCCAGGCGTAGCTGACGATGGGGCTGCTGCCCGGTGTAGAACGGCTGGTGAAGGTCACCGGCTCGCCGACGCTGGCCTGGGTCGGACCCTCGATCCTGGCCGTGGGTGGAGTCTGTTGAGGTCGCTGGCTGATCGTAATTTGATGGGTATCGGTATCTCTGAGGCCGTTGGCATCGGTAACTGTCAAACTGACCGTGTAGGTGCCTGGTTGGCTGTAGCTGGTCGTGACGCTGACGTTCGACTGGGCGTAGGAACTTGACCGGCCAGTCAGATCCCAGTGGTAGCTAACGATGGGGCTGCTGCCCGGTGTAGAACGGCTGGTGAAGGTCACCGGCTCGCCTACGTAAGCCTGGGTTGGGCCTTCGATCAAGGCCGTGGGTGGCTGAGCCTGTTGGGCGATGGTGATCTGGTGGGTGTCATCGTCGCTGAGGCCGTTGGCGTCAGTGACCGAGAGCCGGATGGTGTAGGTGCCCGGCTGGCTGAAACTGGTCGTCACACTGACATCGGCAGTGGATGCAGCTGAGGCTGATCGGGTACCCAGGTCCCAGGCGTAGCTGACGATGGGGCTGCTGCCCGGTGTAGAACGACTGACGAAGGTGACCTGTTGATTTACGAAAGCCTGGGAGGGACCTTCTATCCTTGCCGTCGGTGGATATTGTGGCGGTCGCTGGCTGATCGTAATTTGATGGGTGTCGGTGTCGCTGTAGCCGTTGGCGTCGGTTACTTTCAGACTGACGGTGTAGGTGCCGGGCCGGTTGAAGACCGTCGTCAAGCTGGAATATCCCGTCGAGTAGGGGGCAACCGAGCGGGTGCTCAGGCCCCATTGGTAGCTGACGATCGGGCTGCTGCCTGGCTGGGAGCGACTGACGAAGGTGACCTGATCGCCCACATAGGCCTGGGTTGGACCCTCAATGACTGCATTTGGCGGCGCGTCCTGTGGGTAGATGACAATCTGGTGGCTTGTGGAGTTGCTGAGTCCATTGGTATCGGTGACGGTCAACCGGACAGAATAACTGCCAGGATTGCTGTAGACTACGGAAGCGCTGCTGCTCGACTGGGCATGGGTCGAGGCCTGGCCACTCAGGTCCCATTGGTAGATAGCAATAGGGCTGCTGCCCGGTTGTGAACGGCTGACAAAGGTGACCGTTTCCCCGACATAGGCGTAGGTAGGTCCTTCGATGATCGCCGTTGGAGGGATCTCGGAGGAAGGTGGAGGAAGGATGATGATCCACCGCGTCGTCGTATTGCTCAGGCCATTGGCGTCTGTTACCGTTAGCGAGACGTCATACCATCCGGGTGTACTGTACACGGTCGCGACACTGGCGTTGTTCTCCCCGTAGGACTGCGCAGGAGTAGCCAGGTCCCACTGATAGCTTACGATGGGACTGCTGCCCGGCGTGGATCTGCTGATATAGGTTACAAGCTGGCCTGAGAAGGCATGGGTCGGGCTCTGGATGATGGCTGTCGGCGGCACCTCAGCCTCGATGATCTGGATTGTCTTTCCGGAGGTACCAGTGAAACCGGCTGAATCGACGACTGTCAGGTTTGCCAGGAATGTGCCAACAAACTGATAGGCGTGTGACACCTGGGCGCCATTGCCCCGGAAGCCGTCGCCGAACTGCCAGAAATAGAGCGAGATCGGGTACCGGGAGCGAGATCGGCTGCCGTCGAACAGGACGAGCTCCCCGCGGTTTGCCTTGCCGGGCGCGTCAATGATTGCCACGGGAGACGTCGGTTTGGGCGGAGGATCCTTTGAGAACACCAGGAGTCCCCCATCGGTTGGCATGATAAGCAGGTCATCCTGGAGGAAAAAGGAGCTTGCGGTTCCAAGCGCGCTGAGGTAAGCGGTTTCCTGTTCCATGATGCCGTCGGGTGACCCGCACATCTTCAGTGTGATACCACCCGGAATGACCCAGAATCCTGGCTCAATGGCGGCTTGGTAGTCGTTGCAGCCGGCTGAACCGTTGACAGTACCCTGGATTCTATTATCTTCGATGGTGAATTCGGCGGTGATCTGCGTTTCGGGCAGCAGGGGTTTATCGACAAGTGTGACCAGATACCAGAAGGTGCTATCCAACGGCGAAAGATCGATCCTGCCGCCTTCGGGCAAGGGTGTACCGGCGAAGGTCATCACCTGGTGGCGATCATCGAAGAATATCTCCAACTCATCACCGAGTATTCGGTAGCTCGTGGCATCGTTCAGCCCCAGGAAGTATTGCTGCTCCCTTTCCCGAATGGCATCGCCACAGTCATTCTGTTGCTTTCGGGGCAGGTTGATCTTTATCCTGGTAAGCGATGCGATGTAGTCGGAACCGTATTCGTTGCATCCGCTGGATCCTGTCATCAGGCCGGATGGGGAATCATCGGGTGATGGGGTGAATATCGCCGTGAAATGGGTTTCGGGAATCGGGTACTGTGTCCCGTCAACTGCTCCGATGGAAACGAGTTCCCAAAGCGTGCCTTCCAGTGGCATCCGTTGGGATGTGTAAACAAGCGAACCGCGGCTGGTCGTGATTTCAAGGCGGTCGCCCATGATATCGTAGGTCTTGGCCGCCTGAAGGTCTCGCAGGTAGACCGACTCCAGCTCTTCCAGTTGGGGGCAAACTGCGCTACCGGCCGAAATAGGACCGACGGTCATGCCATTCCCTTCGGCCTCATACCATGCGGAAAAGGAGTTACATCCGGTCCAACCGGTCACCTGTCCATAGGAGTCCAGAAGCCAGGGCTGGAAAAGGGCTGTGATACGAACCTCAGCCGGGATCATTCTACCGTTAAGTGATTCCAGCACCCACTCGATGTCCTGGAGGGGGTATTGGGTCGACGAAAAGACCAGTTGTCCGTCGCCATCATCGTAGTTGATCTCCAGGCTTTCCCCGAAGGTAAGGTAGGTCTCTGCATCGGTCAGGGCTTCCAGGAACAGGGATTCCTGTTCCATGCCAACGGGACATGCCTTCCGCGTTGTGGCCGCGGCCGAGACAAAGATGCGCTGTTCATCCACGCGATACTCTGCCGAATAATCGTTGCACCCGGCCGAGCCGGTGACGGTGCCACCGTCAATCTTTTCTGGAATGAATACTGCAGTAATCGTGGTGCCCGCCTCAACACCCTGCGGGGCATTGGGATCGCCCATGCTTTTCAGTATCCACTCGGTTCCTTCCAGGGGCTGCTGGCCCTGCTTGAAGAGCAGGACCTCTTCGAAGGGCGCCTCTGAATCGTAGGTGATCTCCAGGCCACCATCGTCGCCGATCTGATAGGCCTCGGACTGGGGCAACGCTGAAAAGAACAGTTGCTCCTGTTCCATGCCGGTCGGACAGAGTTTTTTGGTAGCGCCCACACCTTCGACGACGAGACTGTAGCCATCAGAATAATAGCTCGCCGTGTAGTTGTTGCAGCCGCCTGTGCCCGAAAGTGATCCATCGGCGTTGAAAACGGCGGTGACGACGGAACCTGCTTCGACGACCCGCGGATTGAGTGCGTCGCCATAGGCTACCAGCACCCAAAGGGTATCGGTGAGGGACACGGAATCATCGGTGTTCTCTGCGTATGCCGGCTGGGGCGCCACACCAACCAGCGCTGTCAGTGCCAGGAGAACAGCCAGCAGTAATGTTAGCCCTCCCTGGGTAAGAGTAGTTGTTCTGTAAGTCTTTCTTCTCATCTTCTTGTTCCTCCAAATATTCGCTCACAACGCCGGAAAGATTCCCGGCAGTGTTGATGCGGTCGACAAATGCAACGGGGTAACGGTTTAGCACGGCATTGGGCATGCCAGCACAGGGAGCACGGTTGGCCCACTATGTTGCATGCGGGCCATGTCGGAAAGGTTCACTGCCACGCGGCCCGATTCACCCCAAAAAGGGCAAGTCCTGCTGAAAGAGAAGACGTCAGGAACGGCGACAGGTTGCGCATGATTTGCAGCAACTGGTGGAACGAGGTCTTGCGTGGGTCACCCGAGGGGAATCCTCGTGAGACAAGCCCTGTAACCCGGCGTGGTGGGATGTGGTGGGATTGCCACCTATACGGCTTGTTGAAATAGGATGACATCCCTGTCGACAACTTCGATGGTGGCATGCCACTTTTCTGCCAGCCATTGCAGTGTGTCGAGAGAAAAGAAGGATATATGGGTCAGGTCGCGAATATAGTGCCAACTGGCAAAAGCCTCGCGATCGATGACGAGCTTGGTCATGATGCCCAGGGTGCCACCTGGACGCACACACTGCCATAACTGCTCCAGCACTTCGCCCGGATGGCTCAGGTGTTCGACAACCTCGCTGGCCGTAATGAAATCATAGTGTTGCTGAAGGAGTCGAGGGTCGTCGGCGAAGAAGGGATCGTAGGTCGAAACCAAATGCCCGGCCTCTTCGAACATGAGCGGGAGGGCAGGACCAGGGCCGGAGCCAAAATCGAGGCCATGACTTCCTGCCGGCAAACGCTCCTGCATTGGCAGGAACAACCTGGATAGGAATCGGCGATATCCGGGGTCATCCGGCGAATTCTCATGCAGGTTATACTGCGCTTTTTCCTTCTCGGCTGACAGATGGAAGGCGGGTGGCACGAACACCAGGCTGCAGGTGTTGCAGCGATAATAGGGCCGCCACCTGTCATTGTGGTACAGTTCGGCGCTGTCACTACTGCATAAGGGGCAGGTTCTGGCGAAAACGACATCAGCGACGAGCTTGAGCCGCTCTTCCGGGATCTTGAGCAGATCCCACGATAATACCAAACCGTCAGCCCCTGCATCCAGAAATGCATCCAGGTCGGTCTGGATCTGCTGGTTATTCAAGTCTGCAATACCCGGGGCATCGAGCAATTCTATGCCTGCGTACGCTGTACGCACTCCCAATCGGTGGGCGCGACGGATTTCCTTGGCCAGACTTTGCGGAGGAAGGCCCCGATCCCTAAACGTTTCGATGGTCGCCGGCAGGTCAAGTGCCGTTTCTTCGGCAAGCCAGGCCAGCGCCTCTTGTTCACTGGTATCGCCGTTGTCAACCAGGCAATTGGCCAGGTTGATAAGCTCGAAAGGGATCCCGGCCGGCCCCATGGCATGTCCGTAGGTCATCAACTTCACCCATCCGTTCGACCTTCCAAGCACTGAAAGGTCTTGACCGACCATCGGCGCGAGGCACGGTGAAAAACAATCCAACCCAATCGAAAATCCTGCCTGGCGGGCCTGGCTCGCGGCTGATTCGATAAACCGCGAGATAACCCGACTTCGAAACAGCATGAATCGCTGCACTGCTGTCGCTCGTTCATCCTGTGAATCGGAAGGCGTGCAATCTAACAGCAATCGCAACAGCCGTCGTCGCCCCTCCTTCGAGGAGAGCAGGGACCGAGTCGCTGATCTTACTTCGCCAAGATGCAATCCTTCGACTGCTGCGGTTCGCTGGCAGCCTTGGCAGAAGCAGGCCAGGTATCGGCCGGGATCTTCCGCCGGCGAGGGGAAGCGAATGCGGTCGAGAAAGAGGCCGTCGAAGGGGCCGCGTGCCAGCGCTCGACCCAGGTTTTCGAGCATGGCATCGGCAGTGTCAGTTCGATTGGGACAGAGAAAGGTGAATTCCGGCAGGTTGCGGTATCCAGGCACCGGCTCGCCAGCCAGGCCTATCGTTCGCCATTCTTTTTTGATGGGAAAGTTCGCACTGCCCGTCAAGAGTGGATGCCACAGATAGAGGCGCGTGCCCGTTCTGGCAGACTCCTCGGCACAGGCGTTGATCAGGGAATCTGGCAGATCCCACCCGATGATCAATATGTCGATGGGCAGGCAGTTCAGTGCTTGGCGCAGAATCCTGCGGACGCTCGCCTCGGGCAGCGAGGATATGTCCGGCTCGTATTCGAGGAATTGCGTTGCGATAAATGGCACCAATTGCCTTCACTTCACGATCTGGCGTCCCATTAACTGACAGGCGTAACAGGTGGACGGCATCTGATTACGGCCGGTAGCGTTCCAGTCGTAGGATTAAGTCCAGCAGGGCGAATGCCGCGTCAACCAGCTTGCCACTGTCGACGATGTCCGGTACGTCATCAGCGGTATGGGCAATCTCTCGCCAGAGTGCGTCGAAATGATCGGAGGTCAGCGCCAGGGCCGGGCGCTGTTTCAGCAGGAAGAGGCTGTGATCGGACTGGTACCATTTATCGCCCTCGGCTATGCTGTCGAAACCGGCGAATGAGTCGTGAATATAGCGGGCCAGTTCCGGCGAACAGTCGTACAGCGAGTAGGCGGTCTTGCCCTCTCTGTAACCCACGCCGTCCAGGTTGATTCCGAGGTGAATCTGGTGGAATGTGCCGGAATTCCGGGCTAACCAGAGCTTCTCCCCGGGCGCCGAGTAGTAGTCCTCTCCATTCAATGCCACGATCTCAACGCCGAGGCTGCCTTTGTAACCTGCCAGCAACTCGGCAAGTAACAGAAGTATCACAACGCCGGTGCTGTTATCGATGGCACCGGGCGTGCCATCCTTGGCATCGATATGAGCAAAGATGACGACCCGACGGTCCCGTTCCGTACCTTTGGTGGCGACGACGTTTCTGCCGCGGGCGGGCGAACGGGCAGCCCGAATCTCGAGCGATACCTGTTCCCCCTTCAACTGTGCCAATCGATCCCCCGCTTTCGCCGTCATGTATACTGAGGGGATGTCGAAATCGCCATCCTCGATGAGCGGGAAGGGGGAGACGGCTCCAGCCAGGCCTGGATCCTGGGTGGTTGCCGCCGCGATCGCGACCGGATTCCCTGTTTCGAGGAGTTGAATGATCTCCTGGTGTCGTTCGGGATTGAAGAAGGGGAACTTCTTGGGCATCAACTGCTCTTTGGCGATATCTCCCCGCAGCAGCAGGATTTTGCCGGCGACGTCCGCAGCACGCATTTCATCAACGGTAGTGATCGATACGAGGGGAGCTTCAACACTGGCGCCCAGCGAGTAGGGGCTGACCAGGACATCGAACCTGGAATCGCCCGCGAACAGATCGGCGCCCTGCTCGAGCCAGTCGATGCAGGGAAAGGGTGGCGTTTTCGTCTCGAAGCCGAACGATTGCACCTTTTCGGCGAAGAATTCGGTAGCTGTCCGATTTCCTTCACTGCCAACACGCCTGCCCGGAATCTCGAGACAAAGTCGGTTCAGATAGTCGCCGGCTTTCTCTTCCACTGGAATTGCCGCCATCATTACTCCTGATTCGTTCCGCCTTCAAACTGGCACATTACCATGCATATGCCTCAGGTGCTTGACCTGGCCGCAGTGGCCGGCCCTTATTGATGCTGAAAATCTCGTTCAGCTTCCTCATGGCCTCAGGGGCCAACGTCAACTCGGCCGCTCGTTCCATGTTATCCAAATGATCCGGGGTTCGGATTCCCACGATGGCCGATGTTACCGCTGGTTGTGCCAATGTCCACGCAATGGCGACCGCAGTTTCCTCTTCGCCAAGATCCCGGCAGAGCGCGGAGAATTTGGCCAGCTGTTGGTTGGTCTCCCCGATGTGGATCCCGTATTCTCGTTCGACTTGCCTGGTCCTGGAATCGTCTTGCGACTGCGTCTTGCCGGTCAATATGCCACCGGCCAGCGGCATGTAGGGAATGACACCGATTCCCAGATCAAGGGCCGCGGGAAGCACCTCTAACTCGGGATACCGGCATAGCAAGCTGTACATCGTCTGCTCGGAGATGAATCCCATGGAACCGCGTTGCAGGGCCTGCATCTGGTGTTTGGCCAGGCCCCACCCCGGGAAATTACTCGAACCCATGTAAAGCACCTTGCCATCATCGATCAATCGTTCGAAAGTTCCCCAGAATTCCTCCGCAGTTATTCGCCGGTCGATGTGGTGGACCTGATAGAGATCAATGTGATCGGTCTGCAGACGCCTGAGGGAGGACTCCAGGTGTTTGCGGACCCTGTAGGCTGAAATCCCCCGTTCTTCGTTGGGAAGGGATTCGTCGACCATTTGACCGTATACCTTGGTGGCCAGGACCACCCGGTCGCGGTTTTCCGGGCGTTGCTGGAACCATTTGCCGATGATCGTCTCCGAGCCACCGCGATTCTCACTGCCGCCGTAGACGTTGGCGGTGTCAAAGAAGTTGATTCCCAGTTCCAGTGCCCGGTCCATGATGCTGAGGGATTCCTCTTCGGAAGTGCGCTGGCCAAAATGCATGGTGCCCAGGCATATTCGACTGACCATCATGGTGGATTTTCCAAGTCTGGCGTATTTCATCGTGGTTCTCCTCGTGTACTATGTCGTGGCAATGACAAACCTGTTGTCACCGCGTCATCGCATTTCCGCACTATCGCTGCTGAAGAATCATGCCCATGACCAGACTCTTCCTGTGTTCCTCGATCACATGGAAGCCCATATGTTCGTAAAACCCAATGGCATTCTCATTCTGTTTCCCGACTCCCAAATGAACAGCCGGCACCTTCAAAAGGCGGAGGCGGCTCAAGAATGTTTGTACCAGTTTCTGTCCCCAACCCTGGCCCTGGGCCAGCGGCAACAGGTCAATGTGCAGATGGGCGGGATAGGCGCCAAGCCCTTCTTCAACGCGATGGCCTCGGTGAATCAGGCTTACCATCTTGCCGTCAGCTGACTTGGCTTCAGCTCTGTAATCAGACAACGGGTAACGTTCCCTTAACACTGGGAACCAATCACGCTCGCAGCGTTCGTGAAAGAGCTTTGAATCACGGGTGCCGATCATATAACCACATGGTTTTTCGGCATGAGTCAGGACAAAGGCCAGATCGGGTTCCTGAACTAC
The Chloroflexota bacterium DNA segment above includes these coding regions:
- a CDS encoding PKD domain-containing protein, with protein sequence MRRKTYRTTTLTQGGLTLLLAVLLALTALVGVAPQPAYAENTDDSVSLTDTLWVLVAYGDALNPRVVEAGSVVTAVFNADGSLSGTGGCNNYTASYYSDGYSLVVEGVGATKKLCPTGMEQEQLFFSALPQSEAYQIGDDGGLEITYDSEAPFEEVLLFKQGQQPLEGTEWILKSMGDPNAPQGVEAGTTITAVFIPEKIDGGTVTGSAGCNDYSAEYRVDEQRIFVSAAATTRKACPVGMEQESLFLEALTDAETYLTFGESLEINYDDGDGQLVFSSTQYPLQDIEWVLESLNGRMIPAEVRITALFQPWLLDSYGQVTGWTGCNSFSAWYEAEGNGMTVGPISAGSAVCPQLEELESVYLRDLQAAKTYDIMGDRLEITTSRGSLVYTSQRMPLEGTLWELVSIGAVDGTQYPIPETHFTAIFTPSPDDSPSGLMTGSSGCNEYGSDYIASLTRIKINLPRKQQNDCGDAIREREQQYFLGLNDATSYRILGDELEIFFDDRHQVMTFAGTPLPEGGRIDLSPLDSTFWYLVTLVDKPLLPETQITAEFTIEDNRIQGTVNGSAGCNDYQAAIEPGFWVIPGGITLKMCGSPDGIMEQETAYLSALGTASSFFLQDDLLIMPTDGGLLVFSKDPPPKPTSPVAIIDAPGKANRGELVLFDGSRSRSRYPISLYFWQFGDGFRGNGAQVSHAYQFVGTFLANLTVVDSAGFTGTSGKTIQIIEAEVPPTAIIQSPTHAFSGQLVTYISRSTPGSSPIVSYQWDLATPAQSYGENNASVATVYSTPGWYDVSLTVTDANGLSNTTTRWIIILPPPSSEIPPTAIIEGPTYAYVGETVTFVSRSQPGSSPIAIYQWDLSGQASTHAQSSSSASVVYSNPGSYSVRLTVTDTNGLSNSTSHQIVIYPQDAPPNAVIEGPTQAYVGDQVTFVSRSQPGSSPIVSYQWGLSTRSVAPYSTGYSSLTTVFNRPGTYTVSLKVTDANGYSDTDTHQITISQRPPQYPPTARIEGPSQAFVNQQVTFVSRSTPGSSPIVSYAWDLGTRSASAASTADVSVTTSFSQPGTYTIRLSVTDANGLSDDDTHQITIAQQAQPPTALIEGPTQAYVGEPVTFTSRSTPGSSPIVSYHWDLTGRSSSYAQSNVSVTTSYSQPGTYTVSLTVTDANGLRDTDTHQITISQRPQQTPPTARIEGPTQASVGEPVTFTSRSTPGSSPIVSYAWDLGTRSASAASTADVSVTTSFSQPGTYTIRLRVTDANGLSDDDTHQITIAQQAQPPTALIEGPTQASVGE
- a CDS encoding PKD domain-containing protein, translated to VTFTSRSTPGSSPIVSYHWDLGTRSASAASTADVSVTTSFSQPGTYTIRLSVTDANGLSDDDTHQITIAQQAQPPTALIEGPTQASVGEPVTFTSRSTPGSSPIVSYHWDLGTRSASAASTADVSVTTSFSQPGTYTIRLSVTDANGLSDDDTHQITIAQQAQPPTARIEGPTQASVGEPVTFTSRSTPGSSPIVSYHWDLGTREASAAPTADVSVTTSFSQPGSYTIRLSVTDANGLSDDDTHQITIVEAVQPPVQPVPPVEPPVQPIPPVEPPVVQPMPPIEPPPSGGEIEGPTWTLVSPSPMVPITANFIGGTITGHGGCNQYSGNYSLGGDGQISVFGLSSSQMACPQEVAQQESRYLNMLGSANRYQIQGSNLTLQSAQGSLVYSSLSAMPMPMQFN
- the nifJ gene encoding pyruvate:ferredoxin (flavodoxin) oxidoreductase, coding for MSERQTVTIDGNEAAAYVAHKTNEVVAIYPITPSSPMGEWADQWSAEGKTNIWGTIPLVVEMQSEGGAAGAVHGALQTGSLTTTFTASQGLLLMIPNMYKIAGELTSTVFHVAARSVAAQALSIFGEHSDVMATRATGWALMPSGSVQEVMDVALIAQASTLASRVPFIHFFDGFRTSHDINKIELLADSDIEAMIDDTLVLEHRARGLTPERPVIRGTAQNPDVFFQARETVNAFYDKIPGIVQEAMDKFAGLTGRQYKLFDYFGAPDATRVIVIMGSAAETTHQTVDYLVEQGEKIGVLKVRLYRPWSVEHFVDALPDTVEVIAALDRTKEPGSGGEPLYKDIVTTLVESGRSDIKVIGGRYGLSSKEYTPAMVKGLFEEMSKDSPKNHFTLGINDDVTNTSIDYDPGFNIEAPGVVRAVFYGLGSDGTVGANKNSIKIIGEDTDNFAQGFFVYDSKKAGATTVSHLRFGPEYIRQPYLIDAANFVGVHQTIFLERYDVLQKAAPGGVFLLNTYHDRDEAWNALPRVYQEHIIEKKLKFYVIDAYEVAKATGMGVRINTIMQTAFFAISGVLPQDEAIEAIKTAIKKSYGKRGEKVVQMNFAAVDAAVESLHKVEIPDEVTSTLELPPMVPEEAPEFVQEVTATIMAGKGDDLPVSKLPIDGSYPTATTQWEKRNIALEIPIWDPDVCIQCGKCAIVCPHAAIRAKVYPPEALAGAPESFLSAEWRGKEFPGWQYTIQVAPEDCTGCSVCVEVCPAKNRREPKFKAINMEPQPPLRDREVENYDFFLGIDEVDRTKVNLGQVKTNQLLQPLFEYSGACAGCGETPYIKLLTQLFGDRLIIANATGCSSIYGGNLPTTPYAVNADGRGPAWSNSLFEDNAEFGFGFRLTVEKQIEFATELLKKNADMLGAGLAEDILDADQSDEAGIAAQRERVAELKTILQNANGAKGCQQLLSLADVFVKRSVWILGGDGWAYDIGYGGLDHVLASGRNINVLVLDTEVYSNTGGQMSKATPRAAVAKFAAAGKPLPKKDLAMIAMSYENIYVARVAMGANDRQTVRAFLEAEAYDGPSLIIAYSHCIAHGFNLTDGNEHQRMAVQSGYWPLMRYNPELADEGENPLQLDSRAPKLPLKDYVYSEARYTVLAKTKPQVASALLALAEEDVRSRWHLYQQLAKLDYSDE